Genomic window (Streptomyces sp. LX-29):
AACACCAACATCTACCGCGCGCCGATCTTCGGAGACGACCCCGAGGCCTTCGGCCGCTGGGCCGCCGACCAGATCGAGCAGCAGATCCTCTTCGAGGGTCCGGACACCGTCGCGGCCGTCTTCCTGGAGCCGGTGCAGAACGCCGGCGGCTGCTTCCCGCCGCCGCCCGGCTACTTCCAGCGGGTCCGCGAGATCTGCGACAAGTACGACGTGCTGCTCGTCTCCGACGAGGTCATCTGCGCCTTCGGCCGGCTGGGCACGATCTTCGCCTGTGACAAGTTCGACTACGTCCCGGACATGATCACCTGCGCCAAGGGCATGACCTCGGGCTACTCCCCCATCGGCGCCTGCATCGTCTCCGACCGGATCGCGGAGCCGTTCTACGCCGGCGACAACACCTTCCTGCACGGCTACACCTTCGGCGGCCACCCGGTCTCCGCCGCGGTGGGCCTGGCCAACCTCGACATCTTCGAGCGCGAGGGTCTCAACCAGCACGTGCTGGACAACGAGAGCGCCTTCCTCTCCACCCTCCAGCGCCTCCACGACCTGCCGATCGTCGGCGACGTCCGCGGAAACGGCTACTTCTACGGCATCGAGCTGGTGAAGGACAAGGCCACCAAGGAGTCCTTCGACGCGGAGGAGACCGAGCGCGTCCTGTACGGCTTCCTCTCCAAGGCCCTCTTCGAGAACGGCCTGTACTGCCGCGCCGACGACCGCGGCGACCCGGTGGTCCAGCTCGCCCCGCCGCTGATCGCCGACCAGCAGCAGTTCGACGAGATCGAGCAGGTGCTGCGCAGCGTGCTGACGGAGGCGTGGACGAAGCTCTGACGGACGGTCCCGTCGACGCGCCGCGGTGCCGGTCCCACGGACACGGCACCGGGCACCGCGGTGAGGTACGGGGAGCGCGGTAGGGGGCGAGCACCCATGGTGCTCGCCCCCTAACCGCGCGTCCGCCGTCGGGCCCGGGCGGGGCCCGCCGACGGCTGATCGGAGGAACCCCGGGGCCGCACGCGCCGAGCCTGGGCGCCGGCACGGGGTCGGATTCCTTACCGTGCCAGTGACTCATCGGCCCTTGTCGTCGTTCCCCCAACCGGGGGAACGGACACACATCAGTCGAACCGAGGTGCTCTGCATGGTGGCCCCGCCGGACAACGACGTGCTCTGGGCACGCACCCTCACGTACGCGTACCGCGGCTCACCCGCCCTCGTCGGTGTCTCCCTCGGCGCGCGCGAGGGCGAGATCCTCACGGTGCACGGCCCGCGCGGAGCCGGGAAGACCACCCTCCTCAAGTGCCTGTCCGGCCAGCTCGCCCCCGACCACGGCGAGGTGTGGTTCAACAGCCGCCCCGTGCACACCCTCTCCACGGCGCGCCGGGAGCGGCTGCGGCGCGAGCGCTTCGCCTGGATCGGCAGCGAGCCGGCCCTGGTGCCCGAACTGACGGTCTGGGAGAACGTCGCGCTGCCGCTGATGCTGCGCCGCGCGGGCCGCCGCGTCGCGAAGCACACCGCGCGGGAGTGGCTGGACCGGCTCGACATCGGCGACCTGTGGCGCGCCCGGCCGGCCGCGCTGCTCCAGTCGCAGCGGCAGCGTGTCGCCATCGCCCGCGCGCTGGCCGGTGCCCCCGCGGTGCTGTTCGCCGACGAGCCCACCGCCCCGCTGCACCGCGCGGACCGGGGACAGGTGCTGCGGACGCTCACCGCCGCGGCCCGCTCGCACGGCATCACCGTGCTGCTCGCGACCCACGACGAGGAGGCCGCCGAGTTCGCCGACAGCGCGGTCACCCTGGTGGACGGCCGCCGGGTCGGGGCGATCCCGGCCCCCGACGCGGAGGGCCGAGGCGCGTGCTCAGTCTCCGCCTAGCCCGCGGCACCCACCCGCTCGTCCTGCTCCGCCGGCTGCTGGTCACCGCCGCATCGGCGGGCACGGGCTTCCTGCTGCTGTGCACGCTGGCGTACGCGGCCGCGCACCCCGCGGAGGCCGGCCACGCGCTGCTGCGGCTGCTGTGGTGTCTCATCCCCCTGTCCGCGACGGTGCAGCTGGCCGTCGCCGTGGCGCGCACCGCCTTCGGCGCCCGCACGCACCGAGGGCTGACCGCCGCCGGTTTCGGACCGGCCCGCCACACGCTGCTCGCGGCGGCCTCCACCGCGCTCTTCTGCGCCCTGGGCAGCGCGCTGGCGCTGCTGGCGTTCCTGGCCGTGCGGGGGCACTTCGGCGGCTGGCGGCCGTCGGCCCGGCTGGTCGCGGAGTTCGGCGACGGCGGCCCGCTCCCGTTGGGCGCGGTGCTCATCATGGTGGCCGTGGCCCCGTTGACGGCGGCCGGGGCGACGGCGGTGTGCCTGCGGCCCCCGACGTCGAAGTCCCCGCGCGGCCCCGTCGGCCGACGCCGCGAAGCGGCGTTCGCGCGGGTCCTGTCGGCCGGCCGGCCGGCTCCGCTCCCCCAGCCCGCCCTGACGGGAGGGGAGGTGACGGAGCCCCAGCCGCTGAGCGAGGCAGTCGGCGGGCCGCGGGCGACGGCGGCCGCTCCGCCCCCGGGCGACGCGACGGGTCGGGAGGCGGCCGCGCACGACGAGCCGCACGAGGGGACGTCGCGGCAGGGCGCGCCGCGGGACGGGGCGGCGCCCGAGGCACCCCGGCCGGCCCCGGCGCCGCTCGACCTCGCCGCCCTGCTGCCGCCGGCCCCCGAGCCGCCGTCCGCGGCCACGCTGGCCGGACTGCCCTGGGGCACCACGCTGATCGCGGCGGGCCTGGCGCTTGAGGCGTACACGGCGCACGAGAGCCCCGACGCCACCAGCGACCTGCTGCCCTTCCCGGGCCCGGTCGCCGGGAGCCCGCCGGGCATCGTCGGCGGCTGGGCGCTGACCGTGCTGGGGCTGATCCTGGCCGGCCCGGGTCTGACCATCGCCTGCGGCCGCCTGCTGGCCGTCTGCCGGCCCGGCGCCCTGCGGCTGCTCGCCGGCCGCGCCCTCCAGGAGGAGGCCGGGCTCATCGGCCGCCCGCTGGGCGTGCTGTGCGCCGTCGCCGCCGGTGCCTACACCGTGGTCGAGCTCTACGGCCCGGCCCTGCGCTCCGCAGGCCCGCTCACCGGCCTGGGCGCGGCCCTCGTCATGATGTGCACCACCGCCGCCGCGCTCACCGCGACGCTCCACGTG
Coding sequences:
- a CDS encoding aspartate aminotransferase family protein, encoding MSADLSKTAYDHLWMHFTRMSSYENAPVPTIVRGEGCYIYDDKGKRYIDGLAGLFVVNAGHGRVELAETAYKQAQDLAFFPVWSYAHPKAVELAERLAGHAPGDLNKVFFTTGGGEAVETAWKLAKQYFKLVGKPTKYKVISRAVAYHGTPQGALSITGLPGLKAPFEPLVPGAHKVPNTNIYRAPIFGDDPEAFGRWAADQIEQQILFEGPDTVAAVFLEPVQNAGGCFPPPPGYFQRVREICDKYDVLLVSDEVICAFGRLGTIFACDKFDYVPDMITCAKGMTSGYSPIGACIVSDRIAEPFYAGDNTFLHGYTFGGHPVSAAVGLANLDIFEREGLNQHVLDNESAFLSTLQRLHDLPIVGDVRGNGYFYGIELVKDKATKESFDAEETERVLYGFLSKALFENGLYCRADDRGDPVVQLAPPLIADQQQFDEIEQVLRSVLTEAWTKL
- a CDS encoding ATP-binding cassette domain-containing protein codes for the protein MVAPPDNDVLWARTLTYAYRGSPALVGVSLGAREGEILTVHGPRGAGKTTLLKCLSGQLAPDHGEVWFNSRPVHTLSTARRERLRRERFAWIGSEPALVPELTVWENVALPLMLRRAGRRVAKHTAREWLDRLDIGDLWRARPAALLQSQRQRVAIARALAGAPAVLFADEPTAPLHRADRGQVLRTLTAAARSHGITVLLATHDEEAAEFADSAVTLVDGRRVGAIPAPDAEGRGACSVSA